In Balneola sp., one genomic interval encodes:
- a CDS encoding isomerase, producing the protein MKLPIYQADAFTSELFGGNPAAVIPLEEWLPDGVMQNIAAENNLSETAFFVEEGDSFRLRWFTPAVEVDLCGHATLATSHVLFEELGYEQPTINFNTLSGVLSVEKSGDRLVMNFPAVEPLQNEAPAILFQALGVERTSEVYKSDDYMVVLNSEQEVANLDPDFRMLNEVDARGIIVTAPGDEVDFVSRFFAPQAGIDEDPVTGSAHTKTTPYWSRKLKKDKLSARQISKRGGELICEMKGDRVEISGEAVTYMKGEITLA; encoded by the coding sequence ATGAAATTACCGATTTACCAAGCCGACGCTTTTACTTCTGAACTATTTGGCGGAAATCCAGCCGCAGTAATTCCGCTTGAGGAGTGGCTACCCGACGGCGTAATGCAAAATATCGCTGCTGAAAATAATCTCTCTGAGACGGCTTTCTTTGTTGAAGAAGGGGACAGCTTTAGATTACGCTGGTTCACTCCGGCAGTGGAAGTGGATTTATGCGGACACGCCACTTTAGCCACATCACACGTTTTATTTGAAGAATTAGGCTATGAGCAACCCACAATTAACTTTAACACCCTAAGCGGTGTTTTGTCGGTAGAAAAAAGTGGAGACCGCCTGGTTATGAACTTCCCCGCCGTTGAGCCATTACAGAATGAAGCACCAGCCATTTTATTTCAAGCTTTAGGGGTAGAGCGAACATCGGAAGTGTATAAGTCTGACGACTACATGGTAGTGTTAAATTCTGAACAGGAAGTTGCAAACCTGGATCCTGACTTTCGGATGTTGAATGAAGTAGATGCCAGGGGAATTATAGTCACGGCGCCAGGTGATGAAGTTGACTTTGTCTCCCGATTTTTTGCACCACAGGCCGGAATAGATGAAGATCCCGTGACGGGTTCGGCTCACACCAAAACAACTCCCTACTGGAGCAGGAAGTTGAAGAAAGATAAACTTTCAGCTCGCCAGATTTCAAAACGTGGGGGAGAGCTTATTTGTGAGATGAAAGGAGATCGGGTCGAAATCTCAGGGGAAGCAGTGACTTATATGAAAGGGGAGATTACTCTTGCTTGA
- a CDS encoding cell division protein FtsZ translates to MANNSRFFFDEQSQENAKIKVIGVGGGGGNAINNMINMGLESVEYIALNTDAQALKNSMADIKIQVGSALTNGLGAGARPEIGREAVEENRHEIEESIENADMIFVTAGMGGGTGTGGAPVVAGIAKRRGILTVGIITTPFECEGKVRKKYALEGITELKKNCDTVIVIPNERLLDIADENTSLMEAFAMANEVLYNATRGISDLILMPGLINLDFADVRTTMSDGGAAIMGSATAEGADRAEMAARAAINSPLLDGVSIRGARNVLVNISAGSNLGMRETTTATSIIQQEAGDNAEIILGTVLDEEFGDEIRVTVISTGFDLAEDRTSAKVAPNKESLNKAAENAQVNMQSSNKKADVPNKFQRGTGDYYKGENNLKKLDTPSYLRRDLNVRKQEEEIEVPNEEEQKNEAQDNIAPFQSRTERIRKDDTDQPAFLRKIMD, encoded by the coding sequence ATGGCTAACAATTCACGTTTCTTTTTCGACGAACAGAGCCAGGAAAACGCTAAGATCAAAGTGATCGGCGTTGGCGGCGGTGGCGGAAACGCTATAAACAATATGATTAACATGGGCCTCGAAAGTGTGGAGTATATCGCTCTTAACACAGACGCACAGGCACTTAAAAACAGCATGGCAGATATCAAGATCCAGGTAGGTTCTGCACTTACTAATGGACTTGGAGCCGGGGCACGACCTGAAATTGGTCGTGAAGCGGTGGAAGAAAACCGCCATGAAATTGAAGAATCCATCGAGAATGCCGATATGATTTTTGTGACGGCAGGCATGGGTGGCGGAACCGGAACCGGAGGAGCTCCTGTGGTAGCCGGAATCGCCAAACGCCGGGGTATCTTGACGGTGGGTATCATCACTACTCCTTTCGAATGTGAAGGGAAAGTGAGAAAAAAATATGCTCTTGAAGGCATCACTGAACTCAAGAAAAATTGCGATACCGTTATCGTGATTCCCAACGAGCGATTACTCGATATCGCCGACGAAAACACTTCCCTGATGGAAGCTTTCGCGATGGCAAATGAAGTACTTTATAATGCAACGCGCGGTATCAGTGATCTTATTCTGATGCCTGGTCTTATTAACCTTGACTTTGCTGACGTTCGCACTACCATGAGCGACGGTGGTGCTGCCATTATGGGATCAGCTACAGCAGAAGGTGCTGACCGAGCTGAAATGGCCGCTCGTGCAGCCATCAACTCTCCACTGCTTGACGGTGTGAGTATAAGAGGTGCACGTAACGTATTGGTCAACATCTCAGCCGGATCCAATCTTGGAATGCGTGAGACTACAACCGCAACCAGCATCATCCAGCAGGAAGCCGGAGACAACGCAGAGATTATTCTCGGTACAGTCCTGGATGAGGAATTTGGAGATGAAATCCGCGTAACGGTTATTTCTACAGGATTTGATCTTGCCGAAGACCGAACATCTGCAAAAGTAGCACCGAACAAGGAATCACTAAACAAAGCAGCTGAAAATGCTCAGGTAAACATGCAGTCTTCCAATAAGAAGGCCGATGTTCCTAACAAGTTCCAGCGTGGCACTGGTGATTACTATAAAGGCGAAAACAACCTTAAAAAATTAGACACTCCCTCTTATCTGCGACGCGATCTGAATGTTCGAAAGCAGGAAGAAGAGATCGAAGTTCCTAACGAAGAGGAGCAAAAGAATGAAGCGCAGGATAACATTGCGCCATTCCAAAGCCGCACGGAACGTATCCGCAAGGACGATACCGACCAGCCGGCGTTCCTCCGAAAAATCATGGACTAA
- the ftsA gene encoding cell division protein FtsA, with protein MEEHENIMVGLDIGTTKICAIVASIDEQERIHILGVGKAQSDGLNRGVVVNIDKTVNAIKDAIAQAELASGIQVNSVNVGIAGDHIRSMRSKGVITINNKDNEITAKDVERLLEDCQRIMLPTDQQILHVIPQEFVVDGQDGISDPVGMSGMRMEAEVHIITGLVSAAKNIYRCVERAGYQVADIILEPLASSYSVLDEEEKEAGVVLVDIGGGTTDVAIFQDNTIRHTAVIAIAGQKVTDDIRLGLSVLDDQAETLKRKHGESYADLIEEDEVITVPGIAGRPPKEITKSILAKIVQARMEEILEIVGIEIKRSGYADSMSAGVVITGGGSLVKNVCPLANEILGLDAKVGIPLGITGGLKEEVNSPIYATGVGLVMHALRSGTANNQTMMPSSSQGTNVEQVMQKITDRMKSWFKEL; from the coding sequence ATGGAAGAACATGAAAACATCATGGTAGGTCTCGATATCGGGACCACCAAAATTTGCGCAATCGTAGCCTCAATTGATGAGCAGGAACGTATTCACATCCTCGGGGTAGGCAAAGCTCAAAGCGATGGCCTGAACCGTGGAGTTGTGGTTAATATTGACAAAACCGTAAATGCCATTAAAGATGCTATTGCACAAGCCGAATTGGCTTCAGGCATTCAGGTGAACTCTGTAAATGTGGGTATTGCCGGCGATCATATCCGCAGCATGCGCAGTAAGGGTGTAATCACCATCAACAATAAAGACAACGAAATTACCGCTAAGGATGTAGAGCGACTGCTTGAAGATTGCCAGCGTATCATGCTTCCGACCGACCAACAGATTCTGCACGTGATACCACAGGAGTTTGTAGTAGATGGGCAGGATGGAATCAGCGACCCGGTAGGAATGAGTGGTATGCGCATGGAAGCGGAAGTACACATTATTACAGGACTGGTATCAGCGGCAAAAAACATTTATCGCTGTGTAGAAAGGGCCGGATACCAGGTTGCAGACATCATTTTAGAACCATTGGCTTCCTCCTACTCTGTTTTAGACGAAGAGGAGAAAGAAGCCGGTGTAGTATTGGTGGATATCGGAGGTGGAACTACTGATGTAGCCATCTTCCAGGATAATACTATCCGCCATACCGCAGTGATTGCCATTGCCGGACAAAAAGTAACTGACGATATCCGACTTGGACTGAGCGTGCTTGACGATCAGGCCGAAACCCTGAAGCGTAAGCACGGCGAAAGTTATGCTGATCTTATCGAAGAGGATGAAGTCATTACCGTACCCGGCATTGCAGGGAGACCCCCCAAAGAAATCACAAAGAGTATTCTCGCCAAGATTGTTCAGGCTCGGATGGAAGAGATCCTGGAAATCGTGGGAATTGAAATTAAGCGCAGCGGATATGCTGATTCAATGAGTGCAGGCGTCGTCATTACCGGCGGCGGGTCACTTGTGAAGAATGTATGTCCCCTTGCGAATGAAATACTAGGACTGGATGCCAAAGTGGGAATTCCGCTGGGCATTACAGGAGGATTGAAGGAAGAAGTGAACAGCCCTATTTACGCTACCGGCGTAGGTTTGGTGATGCACGCCCTTCGGTCAGGTACAGCCAACAACCAAACGATGATGCCATCATCATCGCAAGGCACCAATGTGGAACAAGTGATGCAGAAAATCACCGACCGCATGAAAAGTTGGTTCAAAGAGCTTTAG
- a CDS encoding UDP-N-acetylmuramate--L-alanine ligase — protein MEKRIETQPVFGRTKHIHMVGIGGIGMSGIAEILLQRGYKISGSDGAVTETTKRLQELGATVFKGHKAENIEGADVVVYTSAVKADENVETIAAIEERIPTIKRAEMLAELMKMKFGIGVAGTHGKTTTTTMVGHVTQDGNYDPTIIVGGKVHSFDKTNAVVGKGDLIVVEADEFDRTFLRLSPSIAIITNIEAEHLDIYDDLEDVKRAFIDYANKVPFYGAVIVCLDDSNVRSILPELEKRVITYGLTPQAQLRATDIRSDAFTSTFSVVWEGEKLGVITLKSPGEHNVKNALASIATGLELDIDFKLIKKGLERYEGVFRRFQLKYENGCMVIDDYAHHPTEVQATLQAARKGWPDRRIVAVFQPHLYSRTQDLYKEFGLSFFDAEMLIVTDVYPSREKPIEGVTGKLITDTAEQYGHNNVIYVEDKVEVTKTLKEIAEPGDIIITMGAGDIYRFGEEFVEALESGKFKPKTK, from the coding sequence GTGGAAAAACGCATCGAGACACAACCCGTTTTTGGCCGAACTAAACATATTCACATGGTGGGTATTGGTGGAATTGGTATGAGCGGGATTGCCGAAATCTTATTACAGCGCGGATATAAAATATCCGGCTCTGACGGTGCCGTTACCGAAACTACGAAACGCCTTCAGGAACTTGGAGCAACCGTCTTTAAAGGACACAAAGCTGAAAATATTGAAGGCGCCGATGTTGTGGTCTATACCAGTGCTGTAAAAGCAGATGAAAATGTAGAGACTATAGCCGCCATCGAAGAACGCATTCCCACCATTAAACGAGCCGAAATGCTCGCTGAACTCATGAAGATGAAGTTCGGAATTGGTGTAGCCGGAACGCATGGAAAAACGACTACAACCACTATGGTGGGGCATGTTACCCAAGACGGAAATTATGATCCAACTATAATTGTAGGCGGGAAAGTCCATAGTTTCGACAAAACCAATGCTGTAGTTGGTAAAGGCGATTTAATTGTTGTGGAGGCGGACGAATTCGACCGAACCTTCCTTCGACTCTCTCCTTCTATTGCTATCATAACGAATATTGAAGCAGAGCATCTCGACATCTATGATGACTTGGAGGATGTAAAGCGTGCTTTTATCGATTATGCTAACAAAGTGCCTTTTTATGGAGCTGTGATTGTCTGCCTGGATGACTCAAACGTACGAAGTATCCTTCCGGAATTAGAGAAGCGGGTTATTACTTATGGTCTGACCCCACAAGCCCAACTCCGTGCTACTGATATTAGGTCAGATGCTTTTACCAGCACTTTTTCGGTGGTATGGGAAGGCGAGAAACTTGGGGTGATTACTTTGAAATCACCGGGTGAGCATAACGTTAAAAATGCCCTTGCATCCATAGCAACAGGACTTGAACTCGACATCGATTTCAAACTCATTAAAAAAGGACTGGAGCGATATGAAGGAGTTTTCCGCCGCTTCCAGCTTAAATATGAGAATGGGTGTATGGTTATTGATGATTATGCTCATCACCCCACCGAAGTACAGGCGACGCTACAGGCTGCCCGCAAAGGATGGCCGGACCGTCGAATTGTAGCGGTCTTTCAACCTCATTTATACTCGCGTACTCAGGATTTATATAAGGAATTTGGGCTCTCTTTCTTTGATGCCGAAATGCTGATTGTTACGGATGTATATCCTTCCCGGGAAAAACCTATTGAAGGGGTTACCGGAAAATTAATTACGGATACGGCCGAGCAGTACGGTCACAATAATGTGATTTATGTGGAAGACAAGGTAGAAGTAACCAAAACACTGAAAGAAATTGCAGAACCCGGAGACATCATCATTACGATGGGTGCCGGTGATATTTATCGCTTTGGCGAAGAGTTTGTAGAAGCATTGGAATCAGGAAAATTCAAACCGAAAACAAAATAG
- the murG gene encoding undecaprenyldiphospho-muramoylpentapeptide beta-N-acetylglucosaminyltransferase gives MDKNPRILLAAGGTGGHVYPAIAIADALKKEQQSTDILFVGTRDHMEWQAVPKAGYDIRNVWISGFHRRFTLKNLMFPVKLATSLVQSLRILSGYKPDVVVSCGGYVAGPVGWVAGKKGIPIVIQEQNSFPGVTNRLLAKFAVKIFTAFKEADQYLPEGKTEVTGNPTRATLTGADKSKALKSFGFDDSKPVLLVMGGSGGAKTINEAMKANIEKLHDDAGLQIIWQCGARYYDELSTEINENKLDNLRLTAFLDNMAGAYAAADLVISRAGASSCSELMLTGKPSVLVPSPNVAGDHQTQNAKAMVDAGASKLLEDNAMKETMTELVEQLIFDQENLQRMNQAALNLAKPDAAKLIAKEILEIAKSKL, from the coding sequence ATGGATAAGAACCCTCGCATTTTATTAGCTGCCGGAGGCACGGGCGGACATGTATATCCGGCCATCGCTATTGCCGATGCTTTGAAGAAAGAACAGCAAAGTACGGATATCCTTTTTGTAGGAACACGTGACCACATGGAATGGCAAGCTGTCCCCAAAGCCGGATATGATATTCGAAATGTTTGGATTAGCGGATTTCATCGACGGTTCACCCTAAAAAATTTAATGTTTCCGGTGAAACTGGCTACCAGTTTAGTTCAGAGTTTAAGAATTCTTTCCGGATATAAACCGGACGTTGTGGTTTCCTGTGGCGGATACGTAGCAGGCCCCGTTGGATGGGTTGCCGGCAAAAAAGGTATTCCAATTGTAATTCAAGAGCAGAACAGTTTCCCTGGTGTTACCAACCGACTGCTTGCAAAATTTGCCGTTAAGATATTTACAGCTTTCAAAGAGGCGGATCAGTATCTCCCTGAAGGAAAAACGGAAGTCACCGGAAACCCAACCCGTGCTACTTTGACCGGAGCTGATAAATCAAAAGCATTGAAGTCTTTTGGTTTTGATGATAGCAAACCGGTGTTGCTCGTTATGGGCGGAAGTGGTGGAGCAAAAACCATCAATGAGGCTATGAAAGCCAATATTGAGAAGCTCCATGATGACGCCGGTTTACAGATTATTTGGCAATGTGGAGCCCGCTATTATGATGAGCTCTCCACTGAAATCAACGAAAATAAATTAGATAACCTGCGGCTCACAGCCTTTCTCGACAACATGGCAGGCGCATATGCAGCAGCAGATTTGGTAATTAGTCGTGCCGGAGCCAGTTCGTGCTCGGAGTTAATGCTTACGGGAAAACCTAGTGTATTGGTCCCGTCTCCCAACGTTGCCGGAGATCACCAAACACAAAACGCTAAAGCAATGGTGGATGCAGGTGCATCTAAACTGTTGGAGGATAATGCTATGAAAGAAACCATGACCGAATTGGTAGAACAGCTGATCTTTGATCAGGAAAACCTGCAGCGTATGAATCAAGCAGCATTGAATTTAGCGAAACCGGATGCTGCAAAATTGATTGCCAAAGAAATTTTAGAAATCGCAAAATCGAAGTTATAG
- the murD gene encoding UDP-N-acetylmuramoyl-L-alanine--D-glutamate ligase, which yields MREVKNTHIVVIGAAKSGIAAALLLQKKGADIFVSDYGQISEDGKKKLDQANIPYEENGHTEKAKSADFVVVSPGVPTESPIIQHYFNDGKEVFSEIEAAGWFTDQDIIAVTGSNGKTTVANWLDHVWSTAKRDHSLAGNIGVAFSDTIENNKGDFLLEVSSFQLDHIKDFKPSVSMILNITPDHLNRYQYSIEAYAAAKFRITENQTADDRFIFNYDDPIIQKHVEQLKQKQSAPQLWAFSNTNEVPEGAFVRDNHIIFKFNDKEEPLMPVEEIGLRGRHNLSNGLATALAARAAEIKNEAIRESLKSFTGVEHRLEMAREVDGVKYINDSKATNVNAVWFALDSFHVPVTLILGGRDKGNDYSELESQIREKVHTVIAIGESKDRVEEQLGNVAPNFVRVETMGGAVRAAQKGAKRGEVVLLSPACASFDMFDSYEHRGKIFKDEVNKL from the coding sequence ATGAGAGAAGTTAAGAACACACATATCGTTGTGATCGGCGCTGCCAAAAGTGGCATTGCTGCTGCTCTCCTCCTTCAGAAAAAAGGAGCGGATATTTTTGTATCTGATTACGGACAGATTTCTGAAGATGGAAAAAAGAAATTGGATCAAGCCAACATTCCTTATGAGGAAAATGGACACACCGAAAAAGCGAAGTCAGCTGATTTTGTAGTTGTGAGCCCTGGCGTACCAACAGAATCACCAATCATCCAGCATTACTTTAATGACGGAAAGGAAGTGTTTTCTGAAATTGAAGCTGCCGGCTGGTTTACTGACCAGGATATTATTGCAGTTACAGGGAGTAACGGTAAAACAACTGTCGCAAACTGGCTTGATCATGTTTGGAGTACGGCTAAACGAGATCATTCCCTTGCCGGAAATATTGGTGTAGCCTTTTCTGATACAATTGAGAACAATAAGGGTGATTTCCTGCTTGAAGTCAGCAGTTTTCAGCTTGATCATATCAAAGATTTTAAACCGTCCGTGAGTATGATTTTGAATATCACTCCGGACCACCTGAACCGCTATCAATATAGTATTGAGGCATATGCCGCGGCTAAATTCAGGATAACAGAAAATCAGACAGCGGATGATCGGTTCATCTTTAATTATGACGACCCGATCATTCAAAAGCATGTTGAACAGCTAAAGCAAAAGCAATCTGCTCCCCAACTTTGGGCTTTTTCAAATACGAATGAAGTCCCTGAAGGAGCGTTTGTTCGCGACAATCATATCATCTTCAAATTCAACGACAAAGAAGAACCACTTATGCCAGTAGAAGAAATAGGATTACGAGGCCGGCACAATTTAAGTAATGGCCTTGCCACAGCATTGGCAGCCCGAGCTGCAGAAATTAAAAATGAAGCCATCCGCGAAAGCCTGAAAAGCTTTACCGGTGTTGAACACAGGCTTGAAATGGCTCGGGAAGTAGATGGCGTGAAATACATCAACGACAGCAAGGCGACCAACGTGAATGCCGTATGGTTTGCACTGGATAGTTTCCATGTCCCTGTTACCCTGATTTTAGGGGGCCGCGACAAAGGAAATGATTACAGCGAGCTGGAATCCCAAATTCGCGAAAAGGTTCATACCGTAATCGCTATTGGTGAATCTAAAGATCGCGTTGAAGAACAACTCGGAAATGTGGCTCCCAACTTTGTACGTGTTGAAACCATGGGCGGAGCTGTACGAGCTGCTCAAAAGGGTGCCAAACGAGGAGAAGTCGTGCTATTAAGTCCGGCTTGTGCTTCTTTCGATATGTTTGACAGTTACGAACACCGCGGGAAAATTTTCAAAGACGAAGTAAACAAATTGTGA
- a CDS encoding phospho-N-acetylmuramoyl-pentapeptide-transferase yields the protein MLHELFTWLDTTYNVPGTGAVAFISTRTALAAVTSLLISLFVGKKIIHWLSKLQLREVIRDDIGLDSHLAKGETPTMGGVIIILAIVIPALLWMKMESVYSWLIVFVVLSLGIVGFIDDYIKVVKKDKSGLAGWFKIAGQVIVGLVVGAVLYFHPDFETFNSLSTVPFLKNVNIDYAYFGDTLGWMIYLGVAVFVITAVSNATNLTDGLDGLAAGTSAICGIVFAIFAYVSGRVDSSGYLDIIYLPGTGELTIFAASLIGACIGFLWYNTNPASVFMGDTGSLALGGAFGALGLMLHKELLLPFICGVFFFETLSVIVQTTYFKYTKRKYGEGRRVFLMTPIHHHYEKKGWPEQKIVVRFWIITVLLGILSLLTLKIR from the coding sequence GTGTTACACGAACTCTTCACATGGCTTGATACCACCTATAATGTTCCTGGAACCGGAGCAGTGGCTTTTATTTCTACCCGTACCGCTCTTGCAGCTGTTACTTCCCTATTGATTAGCCTTTTTGTGGGTAAAAAAATCATTCACTGGCTAAGTAAGCTACAATTGCGTGAAGTAATCCGTGATGACATTGGATTAGACAGCCATCTTGCCAAAGGCGAAACTCCAACCATGGGTGGTGTCATTATTATTTTGGCTATTGTAATTCCAGCACTCCTATGGATGAAAATGGAAAGCGTCTACAGCTGGCTCATTGTATTTGTGGTGCTCTCCCTGGGTATTGTTGGTTTTATTGATGATTACATAAAAGTAGTCAAGAAAGATAAAAGTGGACTCGCCGGTTGGTTTAAGATTGCCGGACAAGTAATAGTCGGCCTCGTTGTTGGAGCCGTACTGTACTTCCACCCTGATTTTGAGACCTTTAATTCACTTTCTACCGTCCCCTTTCTGAAGAATGTAAACATTGATTACGCCTACTTCGGAGATACCTTGGGCTGGATGATTTACCTCGGCGTCGCTGTTTTTGTAATAACCGCAGTAAGTAATGCTACGAATCTTACGGACGGTCTTGATGGGCTTGCCGCCGGAACATCTGCCATTTGTGGAATTGTATTTGCGATTTTTGCTTACGTATCCGGCCGGGTTGATTCCTCTGGATACCTAGACATTATCTATCTCCCCGGAACCGGAGAACTCACCATTTTTGCTGCCTCACTAATTGGGGCTTGTATTGGGTTCTTGTGGTATAACACCAACCCGGCTTCCGTTTTTATGGGCGATACTGGCTCGCTTGCACTTGGGGGAGCTTTTGGTGCCCTGGGCCTGATGCTTCATAAGGAATTATTACTGCCTTTTATTTGCGGCGTGTTCTTTTTCGAAACGCTGTCCGTGATTGTTCAAACAACCTATTTCAAGTACACCAAACGAAAATATGGAGAAGGCCGTCGGGTATTCCTGATGACCCCTATCCATCATCATTATGAAAAGAAAGGGTGGCCTGAACAGAAGATTGTTGTTCGGTTTTGGATTATCACGGTTTTACTGGGAATTCTAAGTCTGTTGACGCTAAAAATCCGATGA
- a CDS encoding UDP-N-acetylmuramoyl-L-alanyl-D-glutamate--2,6-diaminopimelate ligase — translation MTIDKLIEICNPLHVTNKEFDGEITTFAIDSRDVKEGTVFIAIRGTQVDGHMFLEDAIGRGAKVIICEESYYTEDDVCIIEVEDTQKLAGPLAQAFADYPAKDLKVIGITGTNGKTTTATLVYQVLSACGEKASLLGTVSKRILDDVFDSKLTTSDPIELARDMKTMVEAGSEYLVMEVSSHALDQDRVAGFDFEVAAFTNLSQDHLDYHETLDEYSKAKKILFDNLPESSTAVVNTDDAQGNFMMKDCKAKRSLLSFGNESSHILKNSPEGITIVIDGEKIESPLVGAFNAYNVGEAFLICKALGLASKDIATALGEAKGAAGRMEPVVVEGANLPVVIVDYAHTPDALQNVCSTLSSVKDEHQKLTVIFGAGGDRDSGKRPKMAQAAAAFADKIIVTSDNPRSENPDLIIADILDGFDDLGNVKSITDRKEAIQKAIEDASADEIILIAGKGHEDYQEVDGERHHFDDREIAQEFLTAKAKGGN, via the coding sequence TTGACGATAGATAAACTCATAGAAATTTGTAATCCGCTTCACGTCACTAATAAAGAATTTGATGGAGAGATAACTACGTTTGCCATCGACTCTCGTGATGTGAAAGAGGGAACTGTTTTTATCGCAATTCGCGGCACTCAGGTTGATGGGCATATGTTTTTGGAAGATGCTATCGGTCGTGGTGCTAAAGTCATCATTTGTGAAGAATCGTATTACACGGAAGACGATGTCTGCATTATAGAAGTCGAAGACACACAGAAGCTGGCTGGACCTCTTGCTCAGGCTTTCGCTGATTATCCTGCTAAGGATTTAAAAGTGATTGGTATAACCGGTACCAATGGTAAAACAACAACAGCTACTCTTGTTTATCAGGTTTTGAGTGCCTGTGGAGAAAAAGCATCACTACTCGGAACGGTAAGTAAACGAATTTTAGACGACGTTTTCGACAGCAAGCTCACTACTTCTGACCCTATTGAATTGGCCAGAGATATGAAAACTATGGTTGAAGCTGGATCAGAGTATTTAGTGATGGAAGTTTCATCTCATGCCTTAGATCAAGATCGGGTTGCCGGTTTCGATTTTGAAGTAGCTGCTTTCACGAACTTAAGCCAGGATCATCTCGATTATCATGAAACGCTGGATGAATACTCCAAGGCTAAAAAGATATTATTCGATAACCTCCCTGAATCATCAACTGCAGTTGTAAATACAGATGATGCTCAAGGTAATTTCATGATGAAAGACTGCAAAGCAAAGAGATCACTTCTAAGCTTTGGCAATGAATCTTCACATATACTGAAGAATTCTCCCGAAGGAATCACCATTGTTATTGATGGAGAAAAAATTGAAAGTCCTTTAGTAGGAGCCTTTAATGCCTATAATGTAGGTGAAGCCTTTCTGATCTGTAAAGCACTCGGGTTAGCTTCCAAAGATATTGCTACAGCGTTAGGCGAAGCAAAAGGAGCCGCAGGCCGAATGGAGCCTGTTGTTGTTGAAGGAGCGAATCTGCCGGTCGTAATCGTTGATTATGCCCACACACCAGACGCTCTTCAAAATGTTTGCTCTACCCTTTCTTCGGTTAAGGATGAACATCAAAAGCTAACGGTGATTTTTGGAGCCGGTGGCGATCGTGATTCCGGCAAACGACCGAAAATGGCTCAAGCCGCTGCGGCCTTTGCTGACAAAATCATTGTAACCAGTGATAATCCCAGATCTGAAAATCCAGATTTAATTATCGCTGATATTCTAGATGGCTTTGATGATTTAGGAAATGTAAAAAGCATCACTGACCGCAAGGAAGCCATTCAAAAAGCAATTGAAGACGCTTCTGCGGATGAAATTATACTGATTGCCGGAAAAGGTCATGAAGATTATCAGGAAGTAGATGGTGAGCGTCATCACTTTGATGATCGCGAGATTGCACAAGAATTTCTCACGGCCAAAGCTAAGGGAGGGAATTAG